The genomic DNA GTTGCGTGTCGGGTTGACCAGATCATCCTTGTTCGCCGCAATCAGCAACGCTGGTGGCGCCCCGCGACTGACATGGTTGATCGGCTGCGATTGCGGCGGCGAGTCCGGCCAGAAAAACACCGGACGCACTTCAGGGTTCTTGATCGGCAGAAAATCATAAGGCCCTGCCAGACCGATCCAGCCGCCAAGATCTTTGCGCGACATGCCCTGCTCGCCCAGCCACTGCGGGTCAAGCGCCAGCATCGCGGCGTTGTACGCGCCAGAACTATGGCCCATCAGATACAGCCGTTTCGGGTTGCCGCCAAACTCGCGGATGTGCGCCCTGGTCCACGCCACGGCTTGCGCGCCGTCTTGCAAAAACAGTGGATAACGCACCTGCGGATACAGCCGATAATCCGCCACCACCGCAACAATGCCGCGCGACGCCAGTGCCTCGCCAACAAACAGGTAATCCTGCCGCGCGCCGCTGTTCCAGCTGCCACCATAGAAAAACACTACGACAGGCGCATCGGGCAACGGCTGATTGGGTATATACACGTCGAGCTGCTGCCGGGGATCGGCGCCATAAGCGATGCCCGCCTTGCGCTCGAACGTGTCGCCAGGTGTCAGGGCATTGAGCACCTTCACCGGCGAACAGGCGCTGAGTAACAGCAGCACCAGCCCGCCAATCACTGTACCGAACCGTTGCCGCAAAGAACCTGCCATAGCTGCTGAACCTCAGGGTTGGTCGTTCTGCCAGCGCTGCCGCAAATACTCGATGCCCTCCTGCTGAGTCAGCCCCGCCGGCAGCGGCAGCAGAACCTCGTGCGGATGCTGCAAGCGTAGCCACAACCAGCTGTCGAGCATCGTCCGATCGCTGAAACCCAGCGCCAGACCTTGTTGGGCATGGGACCACATCAAGGGGTAAGTGACTCCCATCGATTGGCACCAGCGCCAGATGTGCTGTTCCAGCAGACAGGTTTGCAGACGCTCACGCTGACGGCGGCTTAGGGTTTCTTCGACCCCCAGCGGCTGGACCGCCAAGCGCGGATTGCGCAACTGTTGCCAGCCCTCACACCCGATCGCCCGGTCTGCCCAGGTTCCGCCGAACCAACGCAGTTGCTGAATTGGCCCGAGCCAGCGGCTCAGTTCCCGAACATCGCAGGCATCAAAGAAATAGCTGGCCGTCTGCCGATTATAGAAGCCCAGCAACGCGCGCTGGCTCAGGCCGAAAGATACGGTGAGCATGCGTCGCAAATGGCCAAGCAAGGCATCGGCGGGCGCGGCGCTTTCAAGCATCAGGCCACGCCAGGTCTGTGGATCGCGATGGCACAACGCGGACAACGCGGGGCAATTTTCAAGCTCGATCAACACCGGCCCCTGTTCACGCACCGAGGCAAACTCGGTGTCGTCAAACAGCCAGTAACAGCGCACGGTCGCGAAGCCCTGACGCAGCGTCTGCAACGCTTGTGGGGCATCCACGCTATCGAGTAACAGCCACTGCACAATGGGTTCGAGCGCCAGGTCGCTCATCTTGCCCCGCTCCGTTCAAGGGCGGTAATCAGCCGGCAGGTGCATACCGACTGCGCACAATGGGTAAAACTGCCACCCCCCGGAATCAGGCACAACAACAGCAAGGGTTCGGCCGACCGCAACAAACGCTGCAAACCTTCGTCGACGAGTGCTTGCGGCAGCCCCGACGACTCATCCTGATCTTGCGCCGCCGGTACCTGCAACACACCACTGATCATTGGTTGATCCGGATCACCTTCAAAAAAACTCACCACGACTTCAACGCCTTCAGCCAGAGCCGCCAATGGTGCTTCGGCTAGCGTCGGCGCCAGGGGTAACCAGCAATGGCTGGGGGCCGCGCCTTCGCCCTGATACAACCAGTCGAACTGCACTGCCACGGGCCGCTGTCGATCAGGACGCGGCTCGTCGACCGCCACCACCCAGGCCCGTTGCAAGCCATTCATGCGCCGCCTCCGAGGGGCGACCGCCGTTGCTGCCGGTAACCCTTGTTCCAGCGCAAAGATCCGGTTGCTGTAGGCAGGTTCCTGCAGTGCGTCGGCATGATGCTCGACGCGGGCCAGCAACCACTGGCGATTGCACTCGGCAAACGGATGGCCGGTCAACGCGAGCCACTGCCCGCTGCCCAGTTGCGGCAGATCGGTATGGCCTTCGGCCGTGCGCATCGGTTGCGAGTGGCTGGCAAAGGCTGGTTGCGTGTCTTGTATCTGCCATTGGCGAACACCCGGCACATCGTCACCGTCACGGGCAAACGCCGCTGTGCCGATTCTTGGCAACTGCGCCGGATCATCGCCGAACACCAGGCAATGTCCGTCACGCCGGTGCTCGAAGTAATAGTGGACCTGCGCCTTCGCGCACAAACGCTGGAGCAGTTGCAGATCCGATTCGTGATACTGCGTGCAAAACGTCTGGGGCGGATGCTCCCTGCTCCATTCGAAACGCCGCTGGGCAGCGACGATTCCGTGTTCCTTGAGCACCTGATCGAGAATCTGCGGCACCGAACGGCCACTGAAAATTCGTTGGTTGAAACGCAGCGCCAGACGACTCAATTTTGGCTCGAGCCGCACCCGGCATAACCGCGAGCCATTGCCGTGCTCATGCTGGACCAGGCTCTGCAACTGCCCGTGCACACCTTCTTGCGTCGCGCCGAAACAGAGGAGCGCCGAACGGTGCAGTAAACCGCCAAGGTCCAGTTGCGCATCGTCGATCAGCACATCGATCTCGAATGCAAAGGGCTCGCTGAGCGCCTCGTTACCGGTAAAAGCGAGGACTTCGAAGGGGTCGGACAGGCCCGCTACATCGAGACGAAACGACGGCTCGTTGGCTGGATCGAACATGGGCGGATCTCTACAGGAGGGGCGGCCGGGGATTCTCGCCGAGAGCCATGGCCGAGTAGAGTGCCGAAGTACAACTTAGGAAATGACCTACGCGAAAAGCAGACCGGATGACTTTTCTGGCTTGGATAGACGATCTATTCGCGGAAAGTTTAGGAGATGCCCTACCGGGTCATCCGAATTTCCCACAGCTTGTGGAAAAAATTCAGACAACCCGGCGGGATCGTTACCGGGTCTCAGGAAGACAGGTAGGAGGAGCGGGTCAAGCCCAGGCGCAAGGCATCGAGGAACTGCGTGCGCTCGCTGGCACTGATGCGGGCACTGGCGCACTTGTCGCGGTAGTGAGTCATCAGTTCTTCCGGCGACAAGTGCACGTAACGCAGCATGTCTTCGATGGTGTCGTGGGTTTCGATGCCGGCGTGATACACGCTGCCATCGGCGTTCTGATAGATGTTCACCGAGTCGGTGTCACCGAACAGGTTGTGCATGTCGCCGAGAATTTCCTGATAGGCGCCGACCAGGAACACGCCCAGCAGGTAGTCTTCACCTTCGTTCAGACCATGTACCGGCAGGCTGGTCTCGATGCTCTGCTCGTCGACGTACTGGTTGATCTTGCCGTCGGAGTCGCAGGTCAGGTCTTGCAGTACCGCGCGGCGCAGCGGCTCTTCGTCGAGACGGTGCAGCGGGATGATCGGCAGCACCTGATCGATCGCCCAGGTGTCCGGCAGGCTCTGGAATACCGAGAAATTACAGATGTACTTGTCGGCCAGCTTGTCGTTGAGTTCGTCGAGCACCTGACGGTGCGAACGCTGGCGCGCCTTAAGCGAGTTGTGCAGGCGACGGCAGACAGCGAAGTAGCACTGCTCGGCCAGGGCTTTTTCCGCCAGAGTGAGTTTGCCGTCGGCGTACTGTGCGGCCACGTCGCTCATGTAGTGGGTGGCGCGCCAGTAGGTTTCGGTGACCATTTCAATGTCGGTCGGGCCGAGCAGGTCAACCAGCCACTGCACGGTTTCCGGCAGGTTTTCCTTGTTTTCGATCAGCGGGATTTCGTCGTTGTGTTTCTCGACGTCGGTCACCTGCACCACCAGCATGGCGTGGTGCGCGGTCAGCGAGCGGCCGCTCTCGGAGAAGATGTGCGGGTGCGGCAGGCTCTGCGCGTCGCAGAATTCCTTGAGCATGCCGACCACGACACCGGCGTAATCGTCCATGTCGTAGTTGATCGAACTGGCGTTGCGCGAGTGGGTGCCATCGTAGTCGACGCCCAAACCACCGCCAACGTCAATGTGATCGACCGGCAGACCGAGGTTGCGCAACTCGCCGTAGTAACGGATCGCTTCCTTGAAGCCGTGCTGATAGTCGGCAAGGTTGGCGATCTGCGAACCCATGTGGAAGTGCAGCAGGCGAATGCCCTGATCCAGACCGGCGGCGCGGAAGCGCTCGACCACCGACAGCAGTTGCGCCGCCGACAGACCGAACTTGGACTTTTCACCACCGGTGTCCGCCCACTTCGACGACGCCAGCGACGACAGACGTACGCGCAGGCCGACTTGTGGCTTGACCTTCAGCGAGGCGGCTTCTTCGATCACCAGACCGACTTCGGATTCTTTCTCGATCACGATGAACACGTTGTGGCCGAGCTTCTGGCCCATCAGCGCCAGACGGATGAACTCGCGGTCCTTGTAACCGTTGCAGACGATGGTGCCGCCCTTCGGCGCCAGCGCCAGCACCGCCAGCAGCTCAGGCTTGGAGCCGGCTTCCAGACCGATGGAGACGTCCTGGGTGGCGATGATGTTCTCGATCACCGCTTCTTGCTGGTTAACCTTGATCGGGTACAGCGCGGTGTACTTGCTCTGGTATTCCAGACGCTCGATGTTCGAATCGAAAGCGCCGGTCAACTGGCGAACACGGTCTTGCAGGATGTCGGGGAAGCGAACCAGCAACGGCAAGGACAAACCGCTTTTGCGCAGTTGGTCGACTTGCTCGAACAGGTCGATAGGCGAGCTGCTCGGGCCGTTCGGACGAACTTCGACGCGACCGGCTTCATTGATCGCGAAATACCCGGCCCCCCAATGGCGAATCCCGTAAACACTGCGGCTGTCCGCAACTGTCCATTGGCTGCCATCGTCTTTACGTGTGCGTCGTACGGACATCGAAGTCCCCTATAAAGAAGTCATAGTGCGTTACCTGAAATGCAGGCTGGCGCAGTCTAAAGAATGAAAATGACGGTTCGTCAGCGCGGCGGTAGACCGCGCTGACCGCGTGGAGTTTAGAAACCGGTCATGAACAGGCTCTGTGAAAACCATGGAGACGACGCCGGACCCGAAGACATTCAGAACCGGATCAAGCCGCAGGTGGTTTTCACAGAGGCTGCTAGCCGCCGGACTTCTTCGCTTTGAAACCGTGCTTGATCAGTTCAGCCAAGAGTAGCTCGACATGATCGCCCTGGATTTCGATGATCCCGTCTTTCAACGCCCCGCCGGTGCCGCAACGTTTCTTCAACGTCGTCGCCAGCTCCTTGAGTGCGTCTTCGGCCAGCGGCACGCCGGTGATGGTCGTCACCGTCTTGCCGCCACGGCCCTTGCTTTCGCGACGCACGCGGGCAATGCCGTCCCCGGCCGGGATCACGGTTTGTTTGCAGATACAGGCGTCCACCGGCTTACTGCATTCCGGGCAATGACGACCTGCGTCGGTGGAAAATACCAGACCGCCCAGGGCGGCGAAGGATGCGGCTTTTTTGGCCACCGGCAATCCTCTTGGGAGGACAAAGACTGATCGCGACCTTGGGCAAGGTCATCGACCGCGAAGCCCCACTCAGGCAGGGGCAGCGCTACTGCACCGACGCTTCAACAAAAGCAGGCCAGTGCAGCTTGAAAAGGTCGCGCAGTGTAACGGCAAAAAACCCAATTGCTAAGTGCCAATCGGCGCCAATTTATGTGTTCTTTGCGACGTCGCTTTGCTGAGCCTTGAGATAGCGCTTCAATGCCGCCAGAGAGTCCGGGCAATAAGGCTTTCGCTCGATTTCCCGCATGACCTGCTCGACCGGGATAAAGCGCGCTTCGAGCACTTCTTCCGGCTGCAGTTTCAGCGGGCCATCCCACACCGCAGAAAACGCTGAGCACCACAGGCGATTGCCGGTGTCCTCAAAATAGAAATGGTCGTGAGCGGTGAGCTCAACGCCGCTGACGCCCAATTCCTCCTCCAGCTCACGGGCTGCCGACTCGGCATAGGTTTCGTCGGCCTGCACCATACCGCCCGCCGCCACGTCCCAGTAACCCGGGTAGATCGCCTTGCTCAAGGTGCGCCGATGCACGCAAAGCTCACCGGCGGAGTTGAACAGCATGATGTAAGTGCCGCGACCAATCAGCCCGCGTTCGCGCAAATCAGCGCGCACCAGAGCACCGAGCAGGTTGTCCTGCTCGTCGACCCAGGCGATCTGTTCGGCATCCGAGGCGGCGCGATGCGCTGCCTCTTTGGCGTTGTGGCTCATTAATCAGCCCTGATTGAGCAATTGACGCAAGTCGATGACGGCGGCGTTGGCCCGGGAAATATAGTTGGCCATCACCAGCGAGTGGTTGGCGAGCACACCGAAACCGCTGCCGTTGAGAATCATCGGGCTCCAGACCGGCTCTTGCGAAGCTTCCAGCTCACGAATGATCTGACGCACGCTGACGGTGGCGTTCTTCTTCGCCAACACGTCAGCGAAGTCAACTTCGATGGCGCGCAGCAAGTGCGACAGTGCCCATGCCTGGCCGCGTGCTTCGTAGAACACGTTGTCGATTTGCATCCACGGGGTTTCGACGACTTCTTCGTCAACCTGCGGCACTTCGCCCACCGCTGGAACTTCGGTTTTCAGCGCGGTGTTGAGCTTGACGCGGCCGACGCTGGCCGACAGCCGTTGCGACAACGAACCCAGACGGGTGCCGACATCGCCCAGCCAGTTGTTCAGATTGTCGGCGCGGGCGTAGAACAGCGCGTTTTTCTGCGCTGGATCAGACAGGCGCGCCTGGTAGCGGCTCAGGGAATTGATGCCTTCCTGATATTCCGACTCGCTGGACGGCAGGATCCAGCTCTTGTTGTCGAAGTTGAAACGCGGCTCGGCCTTGGCCAGATCGGCGTCTTCCGCCGACTGCGATTGCGAGCGGGCGAAGTCTTTGCGCAAGGCACGGGTCAGGTCGCGAACCTGCACCAGCACGCCGTATTCCCAGCTCGGCGTGTTGTCCATCCACAAGCCCGGCGGGAAACGGTCGTTGGAAATATAGCCGCCCGGCTTGTCGAGCAGGGTGCCGGCGACGGTTTTCAGGGTTTCGACCGTGGTGTAACCGAGCACCATTTGTTTACCTTCTTTTTCGGCGGCCGCCTGGGCGTTTTGCGCCACCGGAAACAGCGCCGGTTCCTGGCTCCAGTACCAGCCCAGGCCGATGGTCACCAGCAGATAAATACCTATGAGCGTGGCCAGCGCCCGGCTGAACAGCAGCCCGCCGACGTAGCTGCGGGTGGCCGACTTGGGCTCGGCGGCACGTTCAGGCGCGCTGCCCGCGCGGTTTTTCCAGTCCAGCATGGCGATATCCTTTCAATCACTTGGGTTCAACGGTTCGACCACAACCATACAACAACGTGCCGAGGCCGGGCACCCGCGAGTATAGATAAGCCGCAAATCGCGCGGGCAGATGTCGCATCTGTCAGAACTAAGGGAATCCCCGATACCACCTTCCCTGAACTGCAGGCTCAGGATGTGGAAAGCCATCGCAAAGCGGATTCACTACGCTTGAGCGCACGACGCAAAAAACTCACCAAAACTCACTCAGCCTCCCGATAAAGCCCCTGCACACAGGCACTTGACCGACGAACAGGCCATAAACAAAACCATTCGGTCAGAAACTGAATGGTGACGCATTGCAGATTATTGACGCGCGACACTCGTCTAAGGGAAAAGAGGTGCTAGCATAGAGCCACCAGTCGATCTCAGCATGCAGCCTAACTAGTAGTCAGGATATGACCGAGCCAGAAGACCCCAGCCGTGAGCGTCTCAAGCACCACTTTGCCCAGCGGGTAATTCATCAGGCACGTC from Pseudomonas baetica includes the following:
- a CDS encoding alpha/beta hydrolase, producing the protein MAGSLRQRFGTVIGGLVLLLLSACSPVKVLNALTPGDTFERKAGIAYGADPRQQLDVYIPNQPLPDAPVVVFFYGGSWNSGARQDYLFVGEALASRGIVAVVADYRLYPQVRYPLFLQDGAQAVAWTRAHIREFGGNPKRLYLMGHSSGAYNAAMLALDPQWLGEQGMSRKDLGGWIGLAGPYDFLPIKNPEVRPVFFWPDSPPQSQPINHVSRGAPPALLIAANKDDLVNPTRNTGGLARKLRAVGVPVQDLYYSRPSHITLVATLSRPLRRLAPVLDQVVGFIEHTPIQ
- a CDS encoding DUF4123 domain-containing protein, with protein sequence MSDLALEPIVQWLLLDSVDAPQALQTLRQGFATVRCYWLFDDTEFASVREQGPVLIELENCPALSALCHRDPQTWRGLMLESAAPADALLGHLRRMLTVSFGLSQRALLGFYNRQTASYFFDACDVRELSRWLGPIQQLRWFGGTWADRAIGCEGWQQLRNPRLAVQPLGVEETLSRRQRERLQTCLLEQHIWRWCQSMGVTYPLMWSHAQQGLALGFSDRTMLDSWLWLRLQHPHEVLLPLPAGLTQQEGIEYLRQRWQNDQP
- a CDS encoding type VI secretion system Vgr family protein codes for the protein MFDPANEPSFRLDVAGLSDPFEVLAFTGNEALSEPFAFEIDVLIDDAQLDLGGLLHRSALLCFGATQEGVHGQLQSLVQHEHGNGSRLCRVRLEPKLSRLALRFNQRIFSGRSVPQILDQVLKEHGIVAAQRRFEWSREHPPQTFCTQYHESDLQLLQRLCAKAQVHYYFEHRRDGHCLVFGDDPAQLPRIGTAAFARDGDDVPGVRQWQIQDTQPAFASHSQPMRTAEGHTDLPQLGSGQWLALTGHPFAECNRQWLLARVEHHADALQEPAYSNRIFALEQGLPAATAVAPRRRRMNGLQRAWVVAVDEPRPDRQRPVAVQFDWLYQGEGAAPSHCWLPLAPTLAEAPLAALAEGVEVVVSFFEGDPDQPMISGVLQVPAAQDQDESSGLPQALVDEGLQRLLRSAEPLLLLCLIPGGGSFTHCAQSVCTCRLITALERSGAR
- the speA gene encoding arginine decarboxylase, giving the protein MSVRRTRKDDGSQWTVADSRSVYGIRHWGAGYFAINEAGRVEVRPNGPSSSPIDLFEQVDQLRKSGLSLPLLVRFPDILQDRVRQLTGAFDSNIERLEYQSKYTALYPIKVNQQEAVIENIIATQDVSIGLEAGSKPELLAVLALAPKGGTIVCNGYKDREFIRLALMGQKLGHNVFIVIEKESEVGLVIEEAASLKVKPQVGLRVRLSSLASSKWADTGGEKSKFGLSAAQLLSVVERFRAAGLDQGIRLLHFHMGSQIANLADYQHGFKEAIRYYGELRNLGLPVDHIDVGGGLGVDYDGTHSRNASSINYDMDDYAGVVVGMLKEFCDAQSLPHPHIFSESGRSLTAHHAMLVVQVTDVEKHNDEIPLIENKENLPETVQWLVDLLGPTDIEMVTETYWRATHYMSDVAAQYADGKLTLAEKALAEQCYFAVCRRLHNSLKARQRSHRQVLDELNDKLADKYICNFSVFQSLPDTWAIDQVLPIIPLHRLDEEPLRRAVLQDLTCDSDGKINQYVDEQSIETSLPVHGLNEGEDYLLGVFLVGAYQEILGDMHNLFGDTDSVNIYQNADGSVYHAGIETHDTIEDMLRYVHLSPEELMTHYRDKCASARISASERTQFLDALRLGLTRSSYLSS
- a CDS encoding translation initiation factor Sui1 — protein: MAKKAASFAALGGLVFSTDAGRHCPECSKPVDACICKQTVIPAGDGIARVRRESKGRGGKTVTTITGVPLAEDALKELATTLKKRCGTGGALKDGIIEIQGDHVELLLAELIKHGFKAKKSGG
- a CDS encoding NUDIX hydrolase; the encoded protein is MSHNAKEAAHRAASDAEQIAWVDEQDNLLGALVRADLRERGLIGRGTYIMLFNSAGELCVHRRTLSKAIYPGYWDVAAGGMVQADETYAESAARELEEELGVSGVELTAHDHFYFEDTGNRLWCSAFSAVWDGPLKLQPEEVLEARFIPVEQVMREIERKPYCPDSLAALKRYLKAQQSDVAKNT
- a CDS encoding DUF2333 family protein; amino-acid sequence: MLDWKNRAGSAPERAAEPKSATRSYVGGLLFSRALATLIGIYLLVTIGLGWYWSQEPALFPVAQNAQAAAEKEGKQMVLGYTTVETLKTVAGTLLDKPGGYISNDRFPPGLWMDNTPSWEYGVLVQVRDLTRALRKDFARSQSQSAEDADLAKAEPRFNFDNKSWILPSSESEYQEGINSLSRYQARLSDPAQKNALFYARADNLNNWLGDVGTRLGSLSQRLSASVGRVKLNTALKTEVPAVGEVPQVDEEVVETPWMQIDNVFYEARGQAWALSHLLRAIEVDFADVLAKKNATVSVRQIIRELEASQEPVWSPMILNGSGFGVLANHSLVMANYISRANAAVIDLRQLLNQG